Genomic segment of Peribacillus frigoritolerans:
TTCATGACAAATAGAAATAGAAAACTAACAAAAATCAGGATGAAAATGATCATGAACGGAATGGTCGTTGTAATAAGAGTGACCCATCCACTTGTCTCTACGTCTTCTGGCGTAACCTCAATTTTTTCTATATCATGTTCCTCGGCAGCATTATTGATTCTATCTAGCGAAATTTCACTATTTGGGACAGACGCGATAAAGTATTGATCCTTTTCATACCCTATCAGCCGACCGCTTATTTCAAAAACACTTTTTTGGGGCTTCAACTCTAAAAATGTCACTTTTCCATCCTCTAAAGTTGTAAAAAAATCTTCTTCAGTTAATTCAGTCGGTTCATTGTCATTATTAAAAACTAGCACAATCCCCAAGGTAACAAAGAAGATTATTAAATAAAATGTTTTACTACGGAAAATCTGCTTCATCTCATACCTTCTCCTACATTAAACAAACTATAGGCAAGAGTATCATATAAAGTTAAATATTAACAACAAAACTTTCATTGTTAAAAGCCAGTAACTTGCAAAATGGATAATATCAGTAAAAAATAGGAAGTATAGCAACCTTAAAAAAGGAGGAACCACTATGTTAATAAGAGAGGCAACGGTTTCAGATGCGGAAGGGATAGCAATAGTCCATGTGGATTGCTGGCGAACTACTTATAAGAATATAATTCCGAGTGATTTTTTAGATAAACTTTCTTATGAGAAAAGGAAAGACCTATGGATTAAGAATATAACTAGCGATGGAAAATATGTTTATGTCGCAGAAAATAGCGAGGGAAAAATAGTTGGATTTATAGATGGCGGGAAAAGGGAAAAAAACCAAGTCGAGAATTCGGGTGATTTAACTGCTATCTATATCCTCGAAAATTTTCAAAAAATGGGGATAGGAAAGAAACTCATCAAAGAGTTATTTTTAAAATTCGAGGCACTGGGATTTAAGACTATTTTTGTGGAGGTGCTTGAAGACAATAAATCTCGATACTTCTATGAGGCATTTGGTGCTGACTTGCTTAAAACCGAAAAAATCAAAATGGCTGGTGCTGAAATGAATCTATTGGTTTATGTGTGGAAGGATATTAGCCCAGTATTGTTATGAGCGACATGCCACTTAATTAGCCACTTTTTCTTTGGCAAAACAAAAAAGCTCCTATTATTTTATAGGAGCTCCAGATGATTTCCTGATTACCAATTCAGGCTTTAAATTGATCGTCCGATAGTCGGCAGGACCGACTTCATCCACTCGCTCGATCACTAATTGTGTTCCTAAATATCCGAAGTCGTAAGCGGGCTGTGAAGATACGGTTAAAAAGGGATCGAAGTCCGAGAATAATTCTAAGTCGTCAAAGCAAACGACAGCAATGTCTTCAGGTACTTTAATCTGTTTTTCTCGTAAACTTTTTATAATTTTGATGGCAATGAAATTATTGGCGGCAAAAATTGCTGTTGGACGCTCAGAGGGCGGAACATTCATTAATCCGTCAATACCGTTCCATTGCTTTTCCTGTTTGTAATGAGTCTCTATTACGAAAGACTGATCGATGTTCAAATCATTTATTTTCAGCGTTTCAATATACGCCTGATAACGCTCTTTCGAAGTGGAAATCGTTAGCGGACCATGAACCATCGCGATTCGTTCGTGTCCAAAATCGATGAGATGCTGAAGAAGCTTTTTCGTTCCTTCATAGTTATCACCAAGCACCCGATCACATGAAACATCTTGAATTTGCCTATCTATCAATGTAAATGGAATCCTGTTTTTAATTAATTTCTTCAAATTTTTAGTCGATTGATCGCCTGTTGGTGCAATAATGACGCCATCCACCCGTTTTGAAATCAATGCATCGATATATTCACTCTCTTTTTCGTAATCCTCATCGGTATTACATAAAATGAGCTGATATCCCATTTGATTGGCCTTATCTGCGGCCCCTCTCGCTACTTGGGTGAAAAAAGGGTTGGTGATATCAGTTATGATTAATGAAAGCAGCTTCGTTCTTTTAATATTCAAACTTTGGGCAGCGGAATTCGGTATATAGTTCAGCTCTTTAATGACCGCTTCAACTTTTTCCCTTGTCTTTTCACTTATATTTCCTTTATTATTAATAACTCTCGATACAGTCATCGTTGATACATTCGCTTTTTTCGCAATATCGTAAATTGTCGTCACTTTTTGTACCCGCCTTTACATTATCCCTTATATTGTATCATAAGTATAAATGGTTATTTTATACTTTAGCACTTGGAAGATCATGTTGACCCGGATACGGCACTGAACTTCAAAAAAAGACACAGTCCTTCGTGAAGGATTGTGCCTTGCTTTTGGTTTAATTTTGGTTAAATCCGCTTTCGTCCATGTAAAATACTTCCCAAGAATGTCCGTCGATATCCAGAAAACTCCAACCATACATGAAACCATGATCAATGGCTTCGTTAAAAGGCTTTCCGCCAGCATCCAGTGCCCTATTCACGACTGCATCGACTTCTTCCTTGCTTTTAACGGACAGGGCAACGATGGCTTCGGTACTCGCTGCAGAATCCGGGATCTCCTTCTTGGTAAACGTTTTAAAGTAATCTTCCACCAATAACATGACATATATGGACTCGCTGATAACCATGCATGTCGCATTTTCATTGGTCATTTGCTCGTTAAACTCAAAGCCGACCTTTGTGAAAAATTCTACTGAGGCATCCAAATCTTTAACAGGCAAGTTTACAAAGATCTTTTCTGCTTGAACTCCCATCCAATTCACCCTCGCTTGATTTATTTGTTCACTCACCTACTATTCGCTGCATTTTTCGATTATCCTGCTTGCAGTAGTGATTGCATTCACATTGAACAGATACAACCTTAGTCACGGGGAACATTCATAATTCACCTACTTAAAGTATTTCAAATATTAAACAGGCTGATTCAATTTTAAAACAACCTGGGAGTTTACCTTAAGAAATTTCAAGAAGTATATGCCTCTCCCCTTGCTGTTTCAACATTGGATGGCGCATAAAAATTGAAATTCGTATACCGGATGGTTTCAAAACTAAAACACATTTTGTCTTTTTTGAAATAAAAAATATATAATTCCATGTTTTACTAAAATTAATTACTTTTAAGGAGGTATGCATATGAAAATTAGTATTAAAACATGAAGTATCCGGAAAATTTTCTTTACTGGTTTTGGTTTTGATTTCAGTTGTTTTACCAGGATTCATCCCAATCATTTCATCCTCCGATAGCTAAGCAAACGCTCGAAGCACCACCTATTATGCAAGTAAGAGCAATCCTCGTTTTGCAAATGCAGCACAAGTTCAAAAAATAGATGGGAAACAACATTACTCTATGGGATAGGTGGTTCATAGATGGTTACCATTCAAACATATATATCAAAAAATGGTTATGATGCAATAGTTGATAAACATGTATTAGCTAACGGGGATTTTATCCCAATCCATCACTCAAGCGCTAAGCAACTGGGAAATCAACAGCTATTTACTTCAAAAGGAACTTCCTTATACGGCACAGTCATTATATCTTATCAAAATCAATTTCTCTCGGGCTTTTATGATTGGGATGATATTGATGGTATTTGGCTTTCAATTTTACAGGCAATGTATGATTGTTTAAATACTGGTATTGGCAACTGCGGCTTTTCTGAACGCTCTATGGGTTGGCAAATGAACAGGTTAATAGAAAAGAATCCTGCTATATTATTTACATGGCACCATGGTTTTGCAAGCAAAGAATGGAATGATATTCCTAAGAAATCCACACTAAGATTCCCTGAAAATGTGCTATTGAATAGTTTAATAGAAAAGGGAACCAAGTTTTTAAGATTTAGAAATGCTCTATATGATAGCGGTCCAAGCCAAAATATTAACCAGTTAATTAATGATCTTAAATCTTTTAATAGTGATTTAGGGCATGTGCAATTGGAATAGCTCACTGTCCTGAGTGAAGTTGAAGTCTTGTTAGATATAGAAAAACAGTCCTTGCCGGCATTCGCCAGCAAGGACTGTTTTTCATGTACTAGAAGGCACGAAGTCTAAATGGTACCTTTTCTTTTATTTCAAATAAAAACTCATAATCTGTGTTTCGTTAATTTTTGCTTGGGTACTATTTGTTTTTTCCAGTTTTTCAACCAGCTCGCCATTCGTGATAACAATCGGAGTTACGATGCTTGGAGCTTTGGCTTTCAGAAAATCGATATCAAATGTAACAAGCTTATCTCCTGCTTTTACATTTTGCCCTTCTGCAACATGGACTTCAAATCCCTCACCATTAAGGTTAACTGTTTCCAATCCAATATGAATCAACAATTCTATGCCATGCTTCGTGCGGAGGCCTAGAGCATGTTTAGTATGAAAAACCTGGATCACTTCTGCATCGATTGGAGATACGACCAACCCTTCCTCAGGAAGAATTGCTATTCCGTCCCCCATCATTTTACCGGAAAACACCGGATCTCGAACATTTTCAATACTTATTACTTGTCCATTTATAGGAGCAAGCAGTTGCTCCACAATCTCTTTTTTACTGAATAATTTTTTGAACATAATATTTCCACCTTTCTCTTTCAGTCTTGAATCTCACAATTAATCGTTAAATATTCGGTGAATTCCGATAATATTTTTTGTTATTTTTTCTTTTTCAATTTCCCTTCTGCTTTCTTTTTATTCTGTTCCACTCTAAATATAACCATCTCGGTTATTAATTCATAAGGAATTGGCTTGTTTAGTGGAAACTGAACGGCCC
This window contains:
- a CDS encoding ATP-dependent metallopeptidase FtsH/Yme1/Tma family protein, translated to MKQIFRSKTFYLIIFFVTLGIVLVFNNDNEPTELTEEDFFTTLEDGKVTFLELKPQKSVFEISGRLIGYEKDQYFIASVPNSEISLDRINNAAEEHDIEKIEVTPEDVETSGWVTLITTTIPFMIIFILIFVSFLFLFVMKRMKHSK
- a CDS encoding GNAT family N-acetyltransferase, which produces MLIREATVSDAEGIAIVHVDCWRTTYKNIIPSDFLDKLSYEKRKDLWIKNITSDGKYVYVAENSEGKIVGFIDGGKREKNQVENSGDLTAIYILENFQKMGIGKKLIKELFLKFEALGFKTIFVEVLEDNKSRYFYEAFGADLLKTEKIKMAGAEMNLLVYVWKDISPVLL
- a CDS encoding LacI family DNA-binding transcriptional regulator, which translates into the protein MTTIYDIAKKANVSTMTVSRVINNKGNISEKTREKVEAVIKELNYIPNSAAQSLNIKRTKLLSLIITDITNPFFTQVARGAADKANQMGYQLILCNTDEDYEKESEYIDALISKRVDGVIIAPTGDQSTKNLKKLIKNRIPFTLIDRQIQDVSCDRVLGDNYEGTKKLLQHLIDFGHERIAMVHGPLTISTSKERYQAYIETLKINDLNIDQSFVIETHYKQEKQWNGIDGLMNVPPSERPTAIFAANNFIAIKIIKSLREKQIKVPEDIAVVCFDDLELFSDFDPFLTVSSQPAYDFGYLGTQLVIERVDEVGPADYRTINLKPELVIRKSSGAPIK
- a CDS encoding VOC family protein, giving the protein MGVQAEKIFVNLPVKDLDASVEFFTKVGFEFNEQMTNENATCMVISESIYVMLLVEDYFKTFTKKEIPDSAASTEAIVALSVKSKEEVDAVVNRALDAGGKPFNEAIDHGFMYGWSFLDIDGHSWEVFYMDESGFNQN
- a CDS encoding PTS sugar transporter subunit IIA, whose product is MFKKLFSKKEIVEQLLAPINGQVISIENVRDPVFSGKMMGDGIAILPEEGLVVSPIDAEVIQVFHTKHALGLRTKHGIELLIHIGLETVNLNGEGFEVHVAEGQNVKAGDKLVTFDIDFLKAKAPSIVTPIVITNGELVEKLEKTNSTQAKINETQIMSFYLK